From one Vespula vulgaris chromosome 25, iyVesVulg1.1, whole genome shotgun sequence genomic stretch:
- the LOC127072350 gene encoding glucosidase 2 subunit beta translates to MLKRMKEYSIYLIILVCINLFDKFSRVTGSQVLHIRGIPVSKSILYTPDRNFECLDGSLLIPFHYVNDDYCDCGDGSDEPGTSACRNGSFYCKNFGHKSMYIPSTWVNDGICDCCDGTDEYSSNKQCVNNCHDLGKEARLEAQKVEELKRQGNKIRMEMASKGKQIKSDTQVHLMKLWVDYEEATRNKKEKEILKIQAEERETLVLEKYKTVEPKDIPSEETTKEKELSQSEVEDYFKMLDSDNSNTVTIAELQTRITFDKDHNGVVSEDEAMFFLNNKKEVSLQEFIETAWGNIKPFVMLEQGIFTKPKHDEIEKEEEEKVQETLEEKQGDVKEKQDNVEEEQGNVEEEQVEEEQDNVEEEEGSTDEIEKEIEEQEQEVQYDEETQVLIDEATSARERYQEAEKAVNDLNNEIKLIEEKLERDYGKEDEFVTLDGECFDYTDLEYIYSLCLFGKASQKSKSGGNEVSLGYWSEWVGAQDNKYSKMKYDKGLTCWNGPTRSTIVTLTCDKENKLVSVTEPNRCEYVMEFATPALCDSSTKLMDTHDEL, encoded by the exons ATGttgaagagaatgaaagaatactcgatatatttaattatattggtATGTATAAATCTATTCGATAAATTCAGTCGTGTAACTGGCTCCCAAGTTTTACATATTCGAGGTATACCGGTTTCGAAAAGTATACTTTATACTCCTGATCGTAACTTTGAATGTTTGGATGGTAGCCTTTTGATACCGTTTCATTACGTTAATGACGATTATTGCGATTGCGGTGATGGTAGCGATGAACCTGGTACATCTGCCTGTAGAAATGGTTcgttttattgtaaaaattttggACACAAGTCTATGTATATACCGTCAACTTGGGTGAACGATGGTATTTGTGATTGTTGCGATGGTACAGATGAATATTCGTCTAATAAACAATGCGTTAACAATTGTCACGATCTTGGTAAAGAAGCTAGATTAGAAGCACAGAAAGTCGAGGAATTAAAGAGACAGGGTAATAAGATTCGTATGGAAATGGCTAGCAAAGGTAAACAGATCAAAAGCGATACGCAAGTACATTTGATGAAATTATGGGTCGATTACGAAGAAGctacgagaaataaaaaggaaaaggagatatTGAAGATACAAGCCGAGGAAAGAGAAACCTtagttttagaaaaatataaaacggtTGAACCTAAAGACATTCCTAGCGAAGAAactacaaaggaaaaagagttAAGTCAGTCTGAAGTCgaagattattttaaaatgttaGATTCTGATAATAGTAATACGGTTACGATAGCTGAGTTACAGACCAGAATTACTTTCGATAAAGATCATAACGGTGTTGTATCAGAAGATGAGGCTATGTTCtttttgaataataagaaagaagtttCTCTTCAAGAATTTATTGAAACTGCTTGGGGTAATATAAAACCGTTTGTTATGCTCGAACAAG gtatattcaCAAAACCAAAACAcgatgaaatagaaaaggaagaagaagaaaaggtgcAAGAAACATTGGAAGAGAAACAAGGTgatgtaaaagagaaacaagataaTGTAGAAGAGGAACAAGGTAATGTAGAAGAGGAACAAGTAGAAGAGGAACAAGATAAtgtagaagaggaagaaggttCTACGGATgagattgaaaaagagatagaagagcaAGAACAAGAGGTACAATACGATGAAGAGACTCAAGTACTCATCGACGAAGCAACGAGTGCACGAGAACGATATCAAGAAGCAGAAAAGGCAGTTAATGATctcaataatgaaattaaactaatagaagaaaaattggaaCGCGATTATGGAAAGGAGGATGAATTTGTTACGTTAGATGGAGAGTGTTTCGATTATACTGacttagaatatatttattctctttgtttatttGGAAAAGCGTCGCAGAAGTCTAAATCCGGTGGAAATGAAGTTAGTTTAGGTTATTGGAGCGAGTGGGTAGGTGCgcaagataataaatattctaaaatgaaatacgaCAAGGGTCTTACGTGTTGGAACGGTCCAACTCGTTCAACCATAGTTACTTTAACTTgtgacaaagaaaataaacttgTTTCTGTAACGGAACCAAACCGTTGCGAATATGTAATGGAATTTGCCACACCAGCACTTTGCGATTCAAGTACAAAACTTATGGATACGCATGATGAATtgtaa